The segment GGGCGTAACGCTGGTGCCAATTTTGGTTGATCAAAGCGTCCAACTGTTAAAAAATATACCAGATTGGTTACAAGAAAGTAATCAGAATTTAGATTATTTGGACACATGGGCAAAAAATCGGCGTTTGCCACTGGATCTCAAAGGATTTAGCCATCGCGTCAGCGTTCGTGTTGAAAATCAAGTGCAAGCATTAGCTGGTCAGGCGTTTGGAGTTGCCTTGGGAACGGTGTCGGGATTAATAGATGTGGTGTTCGTGGTGGTTTTGGCATTTTATATGCTGCTTTATGGCGATCGCTTATGGTTCGGTGTGATTAATCTATTACCATCTCAAATCGGGCTACCCTTAAGCGAATCTCTGCGGCTGAATTTTCAGAACTATTTTCTTACCCAACTCATTCTAGGGTTATTCATGGTAGCAACACTGACCCCAATTTTTTTGATTTTGAAGATACCATATGCCCTATTGTTTGGCTTGCTAATTGGTGTTGCCGAATTGATTCCTTTTATCGGTGCTACTTTGGGAATTGGTTTAGTAACAATTCTGGTCATGCTGCAAGATTTTTGGTTAGCCATTCGCGTATTGAGTGCAGCTATCTTCATGCAGCAGATAAAAGATAATTTCTTGGCTCCTAAATTGATGGGCGATTTTACCGGACTTAATCCAATTTGGATTTTCATTGCTTTATTGATGGGAGGTCAAATAGCTGGACTATTAGGTGTAATTTTATCAGTACCTCTTGCTGGAACTATTAAAGACACTATTGATACTATTCGCAGCTTGCGTCAGCCCCCAGTTGTAACGACCGAGGCATACACCGAACCCCAAGATACTTAAATGATGGGATGTATAAAAAATAATCAAAGTCTAGCAATCTTAATCTATTTATAAAACTCTCTTTCTTCTCTTCCTCTGTGTCTGGGAGGTGTTCCAAAAAAGGTATATAGCAATCCTATTTGAGTTGTGAGCCAGCCCTTCGCCCTTCAGATACCCGACTTTAAGAAGTCGGGTATCTCGCCTTCACGAATCATTTAAGATTTCCACAAAACGTCTTTATCAAGTTCCAAAAGCACGTAAAACTCGAAAAATATTTGAAAAATCATCTGTCCACACAGGTACTTGTTTTGTTTGCGGAATCGGTTGCCAGCGCGAATCATTAATCAGATCGCCAAAATTTCTTTCATTATGGGCAAATAACACCCAATGAGAAGGCGATTTACCGATTTCTCGCTCATATTCAGAAATATTCACTTCTTTCTGCCTCAGAGTGGATAATCCTAAATCTTGCGCTAAAGCACCTAAAACAGGCTCTAAGTTTAAAAATCTGTTAGAAATATTAATAACAATTAAACCGTCTTGTGTTAATTTGCTCAAGTAAAGCTGAATAGCTTCCCGCGTTATTAAGTGAATTGGGACTGAATCAGAGCTAAAAGCATCCATGAAAATTAAATCATAGGTATTATCTGAAGCTTCTAAAAATCGCGAACGAGCATCGCCTAAAACAACAGATAATGGAGCTTTTGAATCTTTCAAAAATGTGAAATAACGAGTGTCGCGAGCCAGCTTTTCAACAGTGGGATCTATTTCGTAGAATGTCCATTGTTGCTCTGGTTCTGAATAAGCAGCAAGTGTCCCTACGCCTAATCCCAAAACGGCAACGCGAGAGGAATGTTTATTAGTATTAAAAAACTTAAATAATTGTCCAATTGGCCCACTGGGATGAAAATAAGTTAAGGGTTCGTGGCGGCGTTCTGGTGTTAAACTTTGTTTTCCGTGCAAAATCCTGCCATGCAGCAGACTATGATAGTCTCCGCGTCTATCATTTAAGACGCGGTAAACACCGAAAAAACTGCGTTCTGTGTCGAGTACACCACCCAGGCTTCCTATAGA is part of the Funiculus sociatus GB2-C1 genome and harbors:
- a CDS encoding AI-2E family transporter, whose protein sequence is MRRSANLQRLLLLGLSGPIIALNIWVLSQIFRYFEHLFAVLTIAAILAFLLNYAVRIFERFRLSRAQAVIVVLLLTLTFLAVVGVTLVPILVDQSVQLLKNIPDWLQESNQNLDYLDTWAKNRRLPLDLKGFSHRVSVRVENQVQALAGQAFGVALGTVSGLIDVVFVVVLAFYMLLYGDRLWFGVINLLPSQIGLPLSESLRLNFQNYFLTQLILGLFMVATLTPIFLILKIPYALLFGLLIGVAELIPFIGATLGIGLVTILVMLQDFWLAIRVLSAAIFMQQIKDNFLAPKLMGDFTGLNPIWIFIALLMGGQIAGLLGVILSVPLAGTIKDTIDTIRSLRQPPVVTTEAYTEPQDT